The Rhopalosiphum maidis isolate BTI-1 chromosome 4, ASM367621v3, whole genome shotgun sequence region aatttatattttttgtttgaataaatatctaattcgtcaaaatatgaacttcttacgctcataaaattttttttatataatatgtattttgattatttttttaaagaacaaCTGAtcttgtataacattttcaagttttttgaccgagcttaaatatttttatcaataccaaaaagtattagataatttaaaatggctataaacagtttaaaaataatttatttatttaataaattatttttaaaatgttattgggTATAGAAaatgatgatttaaataacattagaatgtttcaaaaatatatactctgTTAATTTCAGTTAAAAAAGTAGATACCCAGTAATTTTATGAGaaattgtgatatttttatcctagttaaacataaatacgtaattaatataaaacgctTATAAAAACCTTTCGATCTTGtcatcaaaactttaataaaaatattggaaccttgtattaaattgtgaagtttttttaaccaagcttaaattttcttatagaaaatattaaacaaatttaatgtctacaataaatagctcaaaaaaaactacatttggattacttatacaataacgtatatatatatatacgtagtatatatacgtatgtatatagtataataatgctaatattacagagtaatttaatttattttgagctaatataaacatttcaaacaaGTAGTTATTTGatacatcaaattatattctatagagatatattattattattattattatttattattttttatgataatgttaTAGATATCCGTTATCGTGATAAAAACAAACCACAatcgtttataattttcattgagTGTTGGAATATTGTTGTCAATCTGGATGTGGTTGCCAATAATTGGAACCACAGAATAGATGCCTATTATTCTATCCTAGAAATTAAGTCTTAACgaccattaaaaatttatattcattaaatccGTATTAATATGTCAACGACatctaaaatagtatttgGACTATCTTGTTTCGCGTCTGCGGGTATTATTGGATTTGTACACTACCAACAACAAGACGATTTGATTAAGTTGCACGAAGGTGTTGTAAAAGACATTGAACGACAAGAAAATAGACGCCGGGAGTTGTTAGAAATAAACTCCGATATTTCAGTAGCCACCAATCTTCAGGATGGGGAAAAAATCGCATAAAAAGGAACACAAAAAATCatctcacaaaaaaaaaaaacaagtgagtaattattgtaatgataatTAGAATCGATTCAACAAATAACATTTGATCAtattaacatgttttattctatttagaGATCTTCGTCATCCAGTAGTTCAACATCAAACGATGATCAATGGGTTGAGAAATGCCAGAAAGATCCATCATCTACTTCCACATCATTTGCTGTATCAAACGATGAACCTGATAATTGGATGGATTTTGTGTGTAATACATCTtcagaaattgaaaaaaaaatcagtacaAAGAGCAGAGAGCAGGAAGAAGCTAAAGCAAGAATGATTCAagtaattatcattttcaatatttattatttattattattcctataatgattttattaatatttgttttagccAGGTCAATCAGAACGAGAATTAAATCCTTACTGGAAAAATGGAGGAACTGGTCTTCCACCGCCAAAACCATTAAGTAGTCACAAAGGTTTCCTTAAACCTAAAATGGATGATGACGATGATCATCACTATAAAATCCATCAGCATTCTAATTATTCAAAACCTTCTTATAGTCGCCAATCTTGGAAAAAACACGATCGTagagataatataaatgatagtaAATATACTGCTTCAAAACAAGATAATGAAGAAAGATATAAACGGCATAGAGAATTTGATGAAAGAAAAGAAGAAAGGGATAAACATTATAGAGAATTTGATGAAAGAAAAGAAGAAAGAGATAGACGACATAGAAACCATGATCATGAAAGAAATAGGCAACATAAAGATTATGACAATGAAAGTAAAGGAGAAAGAAATAAAAGTTACAGAGAACACAAAGATGAAAGAAatagtatcaaaaaaaaatattcaagagAATATGACCATAAAAGAGATAACAAAAGTAAACATGACAAAGACTCTGAAAACGAAGAAAAATACTCATCTGATGATGACAAATATGAAGGAAAAACATTGCATAAAAAATCAGATTATAATAACGAAACTCAAGAACACAATGAAACTGTTGAAAAACCTTTAACCGAGTCAGAATTAAATGCACTTGCTGCTAAACAAATAAAAGCAGAAATAATGGGAAATAAggtaattaaagtattttctaaaaaaaaaaaaattgtttttagtagactgatatattattatagatttgttttcaaagtacacatctaaaatatataattatatttcttgcATTTACATGATATACtttaaactttcaattataatttttatttatagaaattggCTGAAGAACTTAAGCAAAAGTTGGATTCAGCACGAGACTATgcttcaaaacaaaattacactacaaataaaacaaaacaaaaagaaGAATTTGTATTACTTACTAGGACTTCATCTAAAGGTTATAGTTATCCTGTTAAACAAGCACaagttgataaaaatgatGGTAAAAGGAAAAAACGAGAAAAAGTATTGACACATGAAGATGGTAAAAGAGTAAGATActttgatgatgatgataaatattcattaaaatctatgGTAAGttcttaacaaaataaaaactgtaaaaaaactttattcataacttttattatatatatattatttcagtttGAAAAAGAAATGACTAGTACAGCAGAAGATAGTAATATGGAGTTTGTTAATCTATCAAGAaaggttaatattttaatatttaaataaaccaaatgaaaaatgaataaattattatttgacaattgttaatttgataacataaaatcatgtaaaacatgatttaattataattatgaacattaatttttaggtcAACTCTAGAGACGATGAAGATGATGTATTTGTAGATCGTGCATCAGAAAAACGATCTGCCAAGGCATCTGAGAGAGAAATTAAAAGAGCTATTGGTGAACATAAACGTacagaaaaaattttaaattcttgtcGTTATTGCTTTGATAGTGAAGAAATGTTGAAACACTTATTTATCGCTAAAGGAGAAAAGGTACgcttatttacaatatttatttgattttaatattgatcatggatttttaatttgtgtgtTAATAGTGTTATCTGTGCTTGCCAAATTACAAATCCTTGACAGAAGGACATTGTTTAATTGTACCAATATACCACTATGCATGTGCAACTGATATTGACGAAGATGTTTGGACTGAAATGCAGGTAGAACATTATTAACCATATTTGTTAATGAagtgttaaattattcttttataataacaaaacgttataatattaggtatttcgAAAAGTATTAACTACCATGTTTAAAGATCAAGATGAAgacgtaatattttttgaaagtgCAATGAGACTGAACAATATGCCTCATATGGTATGGAACTGTGTGCCTGTGCCGATTGAAATTGGTGACACTGctcctatatattttaaaaaagctaTTTTAGAATGCGAGACGGAATGGGCTATTAACCAAAAAGTCGTGGACTTAAGTAGTAAAGATGTACGTAGAGCTGTTCCCAAAAGTTTACCCTATTTTTCTGTTGATTTTGGAATGCAAGGTGGATATGCTCATGTCATTGAAGATGAAAAAATTTTCCCAAACAACTTTGCCGAGGTAAACTGATAAGTTTTTCTAAATAAGAAATAGAACAAGTATCAAGGAATAAAATGTCTGGAAAAAGTCTATACAacttaattctttaaaataataactgtaaaatataaaaaattagatactaattattagttataatcataatcaaatataaaatagccaTAGATAAACATATTACTGCACATATCTAACTGAACTTTAAGAGTTATTGAaagatattgttataaaaaaatatattcatagaaattaatattaactataatttaataaacatatttattactcaaacttatattaactggaaaatatttaaatttttggattctgcgtaaaactaaaatactttTCTGAGACTTTATTACCCTGAAACTTTATTTCCAGATATTAGTTTTTGTGACTTGtttatcatcaataaaaattaataattgtacaatattttgaatggtgttagtttaaaatgtttgatattgaaattttatctttatatacatataggaaATCATAGGTGGTATGATGGATTTAGATCACAGTGCATGGCGAAAAAAGCAAAAAGAACCAATTGAAGAGCAGTTACAGAAAACtacaaaatttttagaaatatggaaagattataattttaccaaaacataatatttgtaattaattcattagaaCAGGTTATGTAATACAGtcttaaaatgaatacaaataatgtttttcttcATTGTTTTCCATATAATTACCAAAAGTATGATATggtgttacaaattatttttatatttaatcatttatacacaaaataatttgaaaaaaaagttcaaactattatattagtattaagcaatttgatatttcttaactttatttaatttcaaataatcaataaaaaaaatccatgtatagtaatttaatttattaaactatagtttCTAACTCTTTAGCATAGTGAATAGCATAATCAGCAATCTGTAATGCAGGCAAAGGTTCTACTGCTTTCTTCTCTTCTTCGAGATGGAATACATAGTAACCATCTTGACCCAAAATCCACTTtttctgaataaaaataattttatttttatatatatacctacagcaTATAAATCAAtcgtaatatttgaaattacctTGTTAGCAAAATCATTTGTTTCATTTGTACTGTTGAAGTTCAACATTTTTGTAGCAGAATTTATAGACACTTTTTTGTATGCTTTTTGTAAGCATTCGGCAATTTCATTTCGGAGTgtgtttgacaaaatattcataaaaaaattataggtatcaGATGGCACATTACTCTTTGCttgaaatatctaaaaaataaactcggttatacattaatatccaACActgacattaatttaatacatggtATTTGAATTACCTTATTATAGCTGCCTTCCATCAAATATTGTTCTAAGGCAACTGGATgcttaatatatgtattggtTTGTACAATATCATATGGGAGAAGCTCCAATTCTGTATGAAATTCAGCTACTCGATTTTGAGACAATAAGAACAATAAGTTCAGACCCAACAAATGATATTGGTTAGCAGACTCTGGTAATTTGtcccttaaaataaaaaaattaaaaattaaaaaaagttttatttaatattattttgtcaaatattttttacctgtagtctaaataataacacttgAGTTGTGCCATGTACCGTTCAAAAGATGGAATATCATGCATAGCAATACTGCACTGTACTCCAACTTCTAAAATGtctcctataaatatataatataactagtcATAATCTGGCATACCGACATACTAAATCAAACTTAATTAAAGAGAGAATTAACCAAGCtgcattattttacatatttagctaaaaaattttaattggagTTAGGTcaaagaattaattaatagatacaTTTGGTTGttaatcaaacttaaaatgcacataaaatataattttcttatgttTTAAATGCAATGAGAACCAAAAGAAATTAACTTTGCTGACA contains the following coding sequences:
- the LOC113553472 gene encoding 26S proteasome non-ATPase regulatory subunit 8, whose amino-acid sequence is MTSSFDEIKNLYQTLKTEWNKKKPDFKQCNNILLQIKVGMTKHTFLPTSNVEASQKEYLIARDILEVGVQCSIAMHDIPSFERYMAQLKCYYLDYRDKLPESANQYHLLGLNLLFLLSQNRVAEFHTELELLPYDIVQTNTYIKHPVALEQYLMEGSYNKIFQAKSNVPSDTYNFFMNILSNTLRNEIAECLQKAYKKVSINSATKMLNFNSTNETNDFANKKKWILGQDGYYVFHLEEEKKAVEPLPALQIADYAIHYAKELETIV
- the LOC113553467 gene encoding CWF19-like protein 2 yields the protein MGKKSHKKEHKKSSHKKKKQRSSSSSSSTSNDDQWVEKCQKDPSSTSTSFAVSNDEPDNWMDFVCNTSSEIEKKISTKSREQEEAKARMIQPGQSERELNPYWKNGGTGLPPPKPLSSHKGFLKPKMDDDDDHHYKIHQHSNYSKPSYSRQSWKKHDRRDNINDSKYTASKQDNEERYKRHREFDERKEERDKHYREFDERKEERDRRHRNHDHERNRQHKDYDNESKGERNKSYREHKDERNSIKKKYSREYDHKRDNKSKHDKDSENEEKYSSDDDKYEGKTLHKKSDYNNETQEHNETVEKPLTESELNALAAKQIKAEIMGNKKLAEELKQKLDSARDYASKQNYTTNKTKQKEEFVLLTRTSSKGYSYPVKQAQVDKNDGKRKKREKVLTHEDGKRVRYFDDDDKYSLKSMFEKEMTSTAEDSNMEFVNLSRKVNSRDDEDDVFVDRASEKRSAKASEREIKRAIGEHKRTEKILNSCRYCFDSEEMLKHLFIAKGEKCYLCLPNYKSLTEGHCLIVPIYHYACATDIDEDVWTEMQVFRKVLTTMFKDQDEDVIFFESAMRLNNMPHMVWNCVPVPIEIGDTAPIYFKKAILECETEWAINQKVVDLSSKDVRRAVPKSLPYFSVDFGMQGGYAHVIEDEKIFPNNFAEEIIGGMMDLDHSAWRKKQKEPIEEQLQKTTKFLEIWKDYNFTKT